A part of Saimiri boliviensis isolate mSaiBol1 chromosome 11, mSaiBol1.pri, whole genome shotgun sequence genomic DNA contains:
- the PIK3CD gene encoding phosphatidylinositol 4,5-bisphosphate 3-kinase catalytic subunit delta isoform isoform X2: MPPGVDCPMEFWTKEENQSVVVDFLLPTGVYLNFPVSRNANLSTIKQLLWHRAQYEPLFHMLNGPEAYVFTCINQTAEQQELEDEQRRLCDVQPFLPVLRLVAREGDRVKKLINSQISLLIGKGLHEFDSLCDPEVNDFRTKMCQFCEEAAARRQQLGWEAWLQYSFPLQLEPSARTWGPGTLRLPNRALLVNVKFEGSEESFTFQVSTKDVPLALMACALRKKSTVFRQPLVEQPEDYTLQVNGRHEYLYGSYPLCQFQYICSCLHSGLTPHLTMVHFSSILAMRDEQSNPTPQVQKPRAKPPPIPAKKPSSVSLWSLDQPFCIELIQGSKVNADERMKLVVQAGLFHGNEMLCKTVSSSEVSVCSEPVWKQRLEFDISISDLPRMARLCFALYAVIEKAKKARSTKKKSKKADCPIAWANLMLFDYKDQLKTGERCLHMWPSVPDEKGELLNPTGTVRSNPNTDSAAALLICLPEVAPYPVYYPSLEKHPLEDDRGGDALPGNPAWAGPGPEDAEGSCLLQILELGRHSECVRVTEEELQLREILERRGCGELYEHEKDLLWKLRHEVQERFPEALARLLLVTKWNKHEDVAQMLYLLCSWPELPVLGALELLDFSFPDCHVGSFAIKSLRKLTDDELFQYLLQLVQVLKYESYLDCELTKFLLDRALANRKIGHFLFWHLRSEMHVPSVALRFGLILEAYCRGSTHHMKVLMKQGEALSKLKALNDFVKLSSQKTPKPQTKELMHLCMRQEAYLEALSHLQSPLDPSTLLAEVCVEQCTFMDSKMKPLWIMYSNEEAGSSGSVGIIFKNGDDLRQDMLTLQMIQLMDVLWKQEGLDLRMTPYGCLPTGDRTGLIEVVLRSDTIANIQLNKSNMAATAAFNKDALLNWLKSKNPGEALDRAIEEFTLSCAGYCVATYVLGIGDRHSDNIMIRESGQLFHIDFGHFLGNFKTKFGINRERVPFILTYDFVHVIQQGKTNNSEKFERFRGYCERAYTILRRHGLLFLHLFALMRAAGLPELSCSKDIQYLKDSLALGKTEEEALKHFRVKFNEALRESWKTKVNWLAHNVSKDNRQ; the protein is encoded by the exons TTGCTATGGCACCGTGCCCAGTACGAGCCGCTCTTCCACATGCTCAACGGCCCCGAGGCCTATGTGTTCACCTGCATCAACCAGACGGCCGAGCAGCAGGAGCTGGAGGATGAGCAGCGGCGGCTGTGCGACGTGCAGCCCTTCCTGCCCGTCCTGCGCCTGGTGGCCCGCGAGGGCGACCGCGTGAAGAAGCTCATCAACTCGCAGATCAGCCTCCTCATCGGCAAAG GCCTCCACGAGTTTGACTCCTTGTGCGACCCAGAAGTGAACGACTTTCGTACCAAGATGTGCCAGTTCTGCGAGGAGGCGGCTGCGCGCAGGCAGCAGCTGGGCTGGGAGGCCTGGCTGCAGTACAGCTTCCCGCTGCAGCTGGAGCCCTCGGCTCGAACCTGGGGGCCCGGCACCCTGCGGCTCCCCAACCGGGCCCTCCTGGTCAATGTCAAGTTTGAGGGCAGCGAG gAGAGCTTCACCTTCCAGGTGTCCACCAAGGATGTGCCGCTGGCGCTGATGGCCTGTGCCCTGCGGAAGAAGTCCACGGTGTTCCGGCAGCCGCTGGTGGAGCAGCCAGAAGACTACACGCTGCAGGTGAACGGCAGGCACGAGTACCTGTACGGCAGCTACCCGCTCTGCCAGTTCCAG TACATCTGCAGCTGCCTGCACAGCGGGCTGACCCCTCACCTGACCATGGTCCACTTCTCCTCCATCCTCGCCATGCGCGATGAGCAGAGCAACCCCACCCCCCAGGTCCAGAAGCCTCGCGCCAAGCCGCCTCCCATTCCTGCAAAGAAG CCCTCCTCTGTGTCcctgtggtccctggaccagccgTTCTGCATCGAGCTCATCCAGGGCAGCAAAGTGAACGCCGACGAGCGGATGAAG CTGGTGGTGCAGGCCGGGCTTTTCCACGGTAACGAGATGCTGTGCAAGACGGTGTCCAGCTCGGAGGTGAGCGTGTGCTCGGAGCCCGTGTGGAAGCAGCGGCTGGAGTTTGACATCAGCATCAGTGACCTGCCCCGCATGGCCCGTCTCTGCTTTGCCCTCTACGCTGTGATTGAGAAAGCCAAGAAGGCTCGCTCCACCAAGAAGAAGTCCAAGAAGGCG GACTGCCCCATTGCCTGGGCCAACCTCATGCTGTTTGACTATAAGGACCAGCTTAAGACCGGGGAACGCTGCCTCCACATGTGGCCCTCTGTCCCAG ATGAGAAGGGGGAGCTGCTGAACCCCACTGGCACGGTGCGCAGTAACCCCAACACAGACAGTGCCGCCGCCctgctgatctgcctgcctgaggtGGCCCCGTATCCCGTGTACTACCCGTCCCTGGAGAAG CACCCCCTCGAGGATGATCGGGGTGGAGACGCCCTGCCTGGGAATCCCGCCTGGGCTGGTCCAGGCCCCGAGGACGCTGAGGGCAGCTGCTTGTTGCAGATCTTGGAGCTGGGGCGGCACAGCGAGTGTGTGCGTGTCACGGAGGAGGAG CTGCAGCTGCGGGAAATCCTGGAGCGGCGGGGGTGTGGGGAGCTGTATGAGCACGAGAAGGACCTCCTGTGGAAGCTGCGGCATGAAGTCCAGGAGCGCTTCCCGGAGGCGCTAGCCCGGCTGCTGTTGGTCACCAAGTGGAACAAGCATGAGGATGTggcccag ATGCTGTACCTGCTGTGTTCCTGGCCAGAACTGCCTGTCCTGGGCGCCCTAGAGCTGCTGGACTTCAGCTTCCCTGATTGCCACGTGGGTTCCTTTGCCATCAAGTCCCTGCGGAAACTGAC GGACGATGAACTGTTCCAGTACCTGCTGCAGCTGGTGCAGGTGCTCAAGTACGAGTCCTACCTGGACTGCGAGCTGACCAAATTCTTGCTGGACCGGGCCCTGGCCAACCGCAAGATCGGCCACTTCCTTTTCTGGCACCTCCG CTCCGAGATGCACGTGCCATCAGTGGCCCTGCGCTTTGGCCTCATCCTGGAGGCTTACTGCAGGGGCAGCACCCACCACATGAAGGTGCTGATGAAGCAG GGGGAAGCACTGAGCAAGCTGAAGGCCCTGAATGACTTCGTCAAGCTGAGCTCTCAGAAGACCCCCAAGCCCCAGACCAAGGAGCTGATGCACCTGTGCATGCGGCAGGAGGCCTACCTGGAGGCCCTCTCCCACCTGCAGTCCCCTCTCGACCCCAGCACCCTGCTGGCTGAAGTCTG CGTGGAGCAGTGCACCTTCATGGACTCCAAGATGAAGCCGCTGTGGATCATGTATAGCAACGAGGAGGCCGGCAGCAGCGGCAGTGTGGGCATCATCTTTAAGAATGGGGACG ACCTCCGGCAGGATATGCTGACCCTGCAGATGATCCAGCTCATGGACGTCCTGTGGAAGCAGGAGGGGCTGGACCTGAG GATGACCCCCTATGGCTGCCTCCCCACCGGAGACCGCACCGGCCTCATTGAGGTGGTCCTCCGCTCAGACACCATCGCCAACATCCAACTCAACAAGAGCAACATGGCAGCCACAGCCGCCTTCAACAAGGACGCCCTGCTCAACTGGCTGAAGTCCAAGAACCCGGG GGAGGCCCTGGATCGAGCCATCGAGGAGTTCACGCTCTCCTGTGCTGGCTACTGCGTGGCCACGTACGTGCTGGGCATCGGCGATCGACACAGTGACAACATCATGATCCGAGAGAGTGGGCAG CTGTTCCACATTGATTTTGGCCACTTTCTGGGGAATTTCAAGACCAAGTTTGGAATCAACCGTGAGCGTGTCCCGTTCATCCTCACCTATGACTTTGTCCATGTGATTCAGCAGGGGAAGACTAATAATAGTGAGAAATTTGAAAG GTTCCGGGGCTACTGTGAAAGGGCTTACACCATCCTGCGGCGCCACGGGCTTCTCTTCCTCCACCTCTTTGCCCTGATGCGGGCGGCAGGCCTGCCTGAGCTCAGCTGCTCCAAAGACATTCAGTATCTCAAG GATTCCCTGGCACTGGGGAAAACAGAGGAGGAGGCGCTGAAGCACTTCCGAGTAAAGTTTAACGAGGCCCTCCGCGAGAGCTGGAAAACCAAAGTGAACTGGCTGGCCCACAACGTGTCCAAAGACAACAGGCAGTAG
- the PIK3CD gene encoding phosphatidylinositol 4,5-bisphosphate 3-kinase catalytic subunit delta isoform isoform X5: protein MPPGVDCPMEFWTKEENQSVVVDFLLPTGVYLNFPVSRNANLSTIKQLLWHRAQYEPLFHMLNGPEAYVFTCINQTAEQQELEDEQRRLCDVQPFLPVLRLVAREGDRVKKLINSQISLLIGKGLHEFDSLCDPEVNDFRTKMCQFCEEAAARRQQLGWEAWLQYSFPLQLEPSARTWGPGTLRLPNRALLVNVKFEGSEESFTFQVSTKDVPLALMACALRKKSTVFRQPLVEQPEDYTLQVNGRHEYLYGSYPLCQFQYICSCLHSGLTPHLTMVHFSSILAMRDEQSNPTPQVQKPRAKPPPIPAKKPSSVSLWSLDQPFCIELIQGSKVNADERMKLVVQAGLFHGNEMLCKTVSSSEVSVCSEPVWKQRLEFDISISDLPRMARLCFALYAVIEKAKKARSTKKKSKKADCPIAWANLMLFDYKDQLKTGERCLHMWPSVPDEKGELLNPTGTVRSNPNTDSAAALLICLPEVAPYPVYYPSLEKHPLEDDRGGDALPGNPAWAGPGPEDAEGSCLLQILELGRHSECVRVTEEEQLQLREILERRGCGELYEHEKDLLWKLRHEVQERFPEALARLLLVTKWNKHEDVAQMLYLLCSWPELPVLGALELLDFSFPDCHVGSFAIKSLRKLTDDELFQYLLQLVQVLKYESYLDCELTKFLLDRALANRKIGHFLFWHLRSEMHVPSVALRFGLILEAYCRGSTHHMKVLMKQGEALSKLKALNDFVKLSSQKTPKPQTKELMHLCMRQEAYLEALSHLQSPLDPSTLLAEVCVEQCTFMDSKMKPLWIMYSNEEAGSSGSVGIIFKNGDDLRQDMLTLQMIQLMDVLWKQEGLDLRMTPYGCLPTGDRTGLIEVVLRSDTIANIQLNKSNMAATAAFNKDALLNWLKSKNPGEALDRAIEEFTLSCAGYCVATYVLGIGDRHSDNIMIRESGQQGKTNNSEKFERFRGYCERAYTILRRHGLLFLHLFALMRAAGLPELSCSKDIQYLKDSLALGKTEEEALKHFRVKFNEALRESWKTKVNWLAHNVSKDNRQ, encoded by the exons TTGCTATGGCACCGTGCCCAGTACGAGCCGCTCTTCCACATGCTCAACGGCCCCGAGGCCTATGTGTTCACCTGCATCAACCAGACGGCCGAGCAGCAGGAGCTGGAGGATGAGCAGCGGCGGCTGTGCGACGTGCAGCCCTTCCTGCCCGTCCTGCGCCTGGTGGCCCGCGAGGGCGACCGCGTGAAGAAGCTCATCAACTCGCAGATCAGCCTCCTCATCGGCAAAG GCCTCCACGAGTTTGACTCCTTGTGCGACCCAGAAGTGAACGACTTTCGTACCAAGATGTGCCAGTTCTGCGAGGAGGCGGCTGCGCGCAGGCAGCAGCTGGGCTGGGAGGCCTGGCTGCAGTACAGCTTCCCGCTGCAGCTGGAGCCCTCGGCTCGAACCTGGGGGCCCGGCACCCTGCGGCTCCCCAACCGGGCCCTCCTGGTCAATGTCAAGTTTGAGGGCAGCGAG gAGAGCTTCACCTTCCAGGTGTCCACCAAGGATGTGCCGCTGGCGCTGATGGCCTGTGCCCTGCGGAAGAAGTCCACGGTGTTCCGGCAGCCGCTGGTGGAGCAGCCAGAAGACTACACGCTGCAGGTGAACGGCAGGCACGAGTACCTGTACGGCAGCTACCCGCTCTGCCAGTTCCAG TACATCTGCAGCTGCCTGCACAGCGGGCTGACCCCTCACCTGACCATGGTCCACTTCTCCTCCATCCTCGCCATGCGCGATGAGCAGAGCAACCCCACCCCCCAGGTCCAGAAGCCTCGCGCCAAGCCGCCTCCCATTCCTGCAAAGAAG CCCTCCTCTGTGTCcctgtggtccctggaccagccgTTCTGCATCGAGCTCATCCAGGGCAGCAAAGTGAACGCCGACGAGCGGATGAAG CTGGTGGTGCAGGCCGGGCTTTTCCACGGTAACGAGATGCTGTGCAAGACGGTGTCCAGCTCGGAGGTGAGCGTGTGCTCGGAGCCCGTGTGGAAGCAGCGGCTGGAGTTTGACATCAGCATCAGTGACCTGCCCCGCATGGCCCGTCTCTGCTTTGCCCTCTACGCTGTGATTGAGAAAGCCAAGAAGGCTCGCTCCACCAAGAAGAAGTCCAAGAAGGCG GACTGCCCCATTGCCTGGGCCAACCTCATGCTGTTTGACTATAAGGACCAGCTTAAGACCGGGGAACGCTGCCTCCACATGTGGCCCTCTGTCCCAG ATGAGAAGGGGGAGCTGCTGAACCCCACTGGCACGGTGCGCAGTAACCCCAACACAGACAGTGCCGCCGCCctgctgatctgcctgcctgaggtGGCCCCGTATCCCGTGTACTACCCGTCCCTGGAGAAG CACCCCCTCGAGGATGATCGGGGTGGAGACGCCCTGCCTGGGAATCCCGCCTGGGCTGGTCCAGGCCCCGAGGACGCTGAGGGCAGCTGCTTGTTGCAGATCTTGGAGCTGGGGCGGCACAGCGAGTGTGTGCGTGTCACGGAGGAGGAG CAGCTGCAGCTGCGGGAAATCCTGGAGCGGCGGGGGTGTGGGGAGCTGTATGAGCACGAGAAGGACCTCCTGTGGAAGCTGCGGCATGAAGTCCAGGAGCGCTTCCCGGAGGCGCTAGCCCGGCTGCTGTTGGTCACCAAGTGGAACAAGCATGAGGATGTggcccag ATGCTGTACCTGCTGTGTTCCTGGCCAGAACTGCCTGTCCTGGGCGCCCTAGAGCTGCTGGACTTCAGCTTCCCTGATTGCCACGTGGGTTCCTTTGCCATCAAGTCCCTGCGGAAACTGAC GGACGATGAACTGTTCCAGTACCTGCTGCAGCTGGTGCAGGTGCTCAAGTACGAGTCCTACCTGGACTGCGAGCTGACCAAATTCTTGCTGGACCGGGCCCTGGCCAACCGCAAGATCGGCCACTTCCTTTTCTGGCACCTCCG CTCCGAGATGCACGTGCCATCAGTGGCCCTGCGCTTTGGCCTCATCCTGGAGGCTTACTGCAGGGGCAGCACCCACCACATGAAGGTGCTGATGAAGCAG GGGGAAGCACTGAGCAAGCTGAAGGCCCTGAATGACTTCGTCAAGCTGAGCTCTCAGAAGACCCCCAAGCCCCAGACCAAGGAGCTGATGCACCTGTGCATGCGGCAGGAGGCCTACCTGGAGGCCCTCTCCCACCTGCAGTCCCCTCTCGACCCCAGCACCCTGCTGGCTGAAGTCTG CGTGGAGCAGTGCACCTTCATGGACTCCAAGATGAAGCCGCTGTGGATCATGTATAGCAACGAGGAGGCCGGCAGCAGCGGCAGTGTGGGCATCATCTTTAAGAATGGGGACG ACCTCCGGCAGGATATGCTGACCCTGCAGATGATCCAGCTCATGGACGTCCTGTGGAAGCAGGAGGGGCTGGACCTGAG GATGACCCCCTATGGCTGCCTCCCCACCGGAGACCGCACCGGCCTCATTGAGGTGGTCCTCCGCTCAGACACCATCGCCAACATCCAACTCAACAAGAGCAACATGGCAGCCACAGCCGCCTTCAACAAGGACGCCCTGCTCAACTGGCTGAAGTCCAAGAACCCGGG GGAGGCCCTGGATCGAGCCATCGAGGAGTTCACGCTCTCCTGTGCTGGCTACTGCGTGGCCACGTACGTGCTGGGCATCGGCGATCGACACAGTGACAACATCATGATCCGAGAGAGTGGGCAG CAGGGGAAGACTAATAATAGTGAGAAATTTGAAAG GTTCCGGGGCTACTGTGAAAGGGCTTACACCATCCTGCGGCGCCACGGGCTTCTCTTCCTCCACCTCTTTGCCCTGATGCGGGCGGCAGGCCTGCCTGAGCTCAGCTGCTCCAAAGACATTCAGTATCTCAAG GATTCCCTGGCACTGGGGAAAACAGAGGAGGAGGCGCTGAAGCACTTCCGAGTAAAGTTTAACGAGGCCCTCCGCGAGAGCTGGAAAACCAAAGTGAACTGGCTGGCCCACAACGTGTCCAAAGACAACAGGCAGTAG
- the PIK3CD gene encoding phosphatidylinositol 4,5-bisphosphate 3-kinase catalytic subunit delta isoform isoform X1 — MPPGVDCPMEFWTKEENQSVVVDFLLPTGVYLNFPVSRNANLSTIKQLLWHRAQYEPLFHMLNGPEAYVFTCINQTAEQQELEDEQRRLCDVQPFLPVLRLVAREGDRVKKLINSQISLLIGKGLHEFDSLCDPEVNDFRTKMCQFCEEAAARRQQLGWEAWLQYSFPLQLEPSARTWGPGTLRLPNRALLVNVKFEGSEESFTFQVSTKDVPLALMACALRKKSTVFRQPLVEQPEDYTLQVNGRHEYLYGSYPLCQFQYICSCLHSGLTPHLTMVHFSSILAMRDEQSNPTPQVQKPRAKPPPIPAKKPSSVSLWSLDQPFCIELIQGSKVNADERMKLVVQAGLFHGNEMLCKTVSSSEVSVCSEPVWKQRLEFDISISDLPRMARLCFALYAVIEKAKKARSTKKKSKKADCPIAWANLMLFDYKDQLKTGERCLHMWPSVPDEKGELLNPTGTVRSNPNTDSAAALLICLPEVAPYPVYYPSLEKHPLEDDRGGDALPGNPAWAGPGPEDAEGSCLLQILELGRHSECVRVTEEEQLQLREILERRGCGELYEHEKDLLWKLRHEVQERFPEALARLLLVTKWNKHEDVAQMLYLLCSWPELPVLGALELLDFSFPDCHVGSFAIKSLRKLTDDELFQYLLQLVQVLKYESYLDCELTKFLLDRALANRKIGHFLFWHLRSEMHVPSVALRFGLILEAYCRGSTHHMKVLMKQGEALSKLKALNDFVKLSSQKTPKPQTKELMHLCMRQEAYLEALSHLQSPLDPSTLLAEVCVEQCTFMDSKMKPLWIMYSNEEAGSSGSVGIIFKNGDDLRQDMLTLQMIQLMDVLWKQEGLDLRMTPYGCLPTGDRTGLIEVVLRSDTIANIQLNKSNMAATAAFNKDALLNWLKSKNPGEALDRAIEEFTLSCAGYCVATYVLGIGDRHSDNIMIRESGQLFHIDFGHFLGNFKTKFGINRERVPFILTYDFVHVIQQGKTNNSEKFERFRGYCERAYTILRRHGLLFLHLFALMRAAGLPELSCSKDIQYLKDSLALGKTEEEALKHFRVKFNEALRESWKTKVNWLAHNVSKDNRQ, encoded by the exons TTGCTATGGCACCGTGCCCAGTACGAGCCGCTCTTCCACATGCTCAACGGCCCCGAGGCCTATGTGTTCACCTGCATCAACCAGACGGCCGAGCAGCAGGAGCTGGAGGATGAGCAGCGGCGGCTGTGCGACGTGCAGCCCTTCCTGCCCGTCCTGCGCCTGGTGGCCCGCGAGGGCGACCGCGTGAAGAAGCTCATCAACTCGCAGATCAGCCTCCTCATCGGCAAAG GCCTCCACGAGTTTGACTCCTTGTGCGACCCAGAAGTGAACGACTTTCGTACCAAGATGTGCCAGTTCTGCGAGGAGGCGGCTGCGCGCAGGCAGCAGCTGGGCTGGGAGGCCTGGCTGCAGTACAGCTTCCCGCTGCAGCTGGAGCCCTCGGCTCGAACCTGGGGGCCCGGCACCCTGCGGCTCCCCAACCGGGCCCTCCTGGTCAATGTCAAGTTTGAGGGCAGCGAG gAGAGCTTCACCTTCCAGGTGTCCACCAAGGATGTGCCGCTGGCGCTGATGGCCTGTGCCCTGCGGAAGAAGTCCACGGTGTTCCGGCAGCCGCTGGTGGAGCAGCCAGAAGACTACACGCTGCAGGTGAACGGCAGGCACGAGTACCTGTACGGCAGCTACCCGCTCTGCCAGTTCCAG TACATCTGCAGCTGCCTGCACAGCGGGCTGACCCCTCACCTGACCATGGTCCACTTCTCCTCCATCCTCGCCATGCGCGATGAGCAGAGCAACCCCACCCCCCAGGTCCAGAAGCCTCGCGCCAAGCCGCCTCCCATTCCTGCAAAGAAG CCCTCCTCTGTGTCcctgtggtccctggaccagccgTTCTGCATCGAGCTCATCCAGGGCAGCAAAGTGAACGCCGACGAGCGGATGAAG CTGGTGGTGCAGGCCGGGCTTTTCCACGGTAACGAGATGCTGTGCAAGACGGTGTCCAGCTCGGAGGTGAGCGTGTGCTCGGAGCCCGTGTGGAAGCAGCGGCTGGAGTTTGACATCAGCATCAGTGACCTGCCCCGCATGGCCCGTCTCTGCTTTGCCCTCTACGCTGTGATTGAGAAAGCCAAGAAGGCTCGCTCCACCAAGAAGAAGTCCAAGAAGGCG GACTGCCCCATTGCCTGGGCCAACCTCATGCTGTTTGACTATAAGGACCAGCTTAAGACCGGGGAACGCTGCCTCCACATGTGGCCCTCTGTCCCAG ATGAGAAGGGGGAGCTGCTGAACCCCACTGGCACGGTGCGCAGTAACCCCAACACAGACAGTGCCGCCGCCctgctgatctgcctgcctgaggtGGCCCCGTATCCCGTGTACTACCCGTCCCTGGAGAAG CACCCCCTCGAGGATGATCGGGGTGGAGACGCCCTGCCTGGGAATCCCGCCTGGGCTGGTCCAGGCCCCGAGGACGCTGAGGGCAGCTGCTTGTTGCAGATCTTGGAGCTGGGGCGGCACAGCGAGTGTGTGCGTGTCACGGAGGAGGAG CAGCTGCAGCTGCGGGAAATCCTGGAGCGGCGGGGGTGTGGGGAGCTGTATGAGCACGAGAAGGACCTCCTGTGGAAGCTGCGGCATGAAGTCCAGGAGCGCTTCCCGGAGGCGCTAGCCCGGCTGCTGTTGGTCACCAAGTGGAACAAGCATGAGGATGTggcccag ATGCTGTACCTGCTGTGTTCCTGGCCAGAACTGCCTGTCCTGGGCGCCCTAGAGCTGCTGGACTTCAGCTTCCCTGATTGCCACGTGGGTTCCTTTGCCATCAAGTCCCTGCGGAAACTGAC GGACGATGAACTGTTCCAGTACCTGCTGCAGCTGGTGCAGGTGCTCAAGTACGAGTCCTACCTGGACTGCGAGCTGACCAAATTCTTGCTGGACCGGGCCCTGGCCAACCGCAAGATCGGCCACTTCCTTTTCTGGCACCTCCG CTCCGAGATGCACGTGCCATCAGTGGCCCTGCGCTTTGGCCTCATCCTGGAGGCTTACTGCAGGGGCAGCACCCACCACATGAAGGTGCTGATGAAGCAG GGGGAAGCACTGAGCAAGCTGAAGGCCCTGAATGACTTCGTCAAGCTGAGCTCTCAGAAGACCCCCAAGCCCCAGACCAAGGAGCTGATGCACCTGTGCATGCGGCAGGAGGCCTACCTGGAGGCCCTCTCCCACCTGCAGTCCCCTCTCGACCCCAGCACCCTGCTGGCTGAAGTCTG CGTGGAGCAGTGCACCTTCATGGACTCCAAGATGAAGCCGCTGTGGATCATGTATAGCAACGAGGAGGCCGGCAGCAGCGGCAGTGTGGGCATCATCTTTAAGAATGGGGACG ACCTCCGGCAGGATATGCTGACCCTGCAGATGATCCAGCTCATGGACGTCCTGTGGAAGCAGGAGGGGCTGGACCTGAG GATGACCCCCTATGGCTGCCTCCCCACCGGAGACCGCACCGGCCTCATTGAGGTGGTCCTCCGCTCAGACACCATCGCCAACATCCAACTCAACAAGAGCAACATGGCAGCCACAGCCGCCTTCAACAAGGACGCCCTGCTCAACTGGCTGAAGTCCAAGAACCCGGG GGAGGCCCTGGATCGAGCCATCGAGGAGTTCACGCTCTCCTGTGCTGGCTACTGCGTGGCCACGTACGTGCTGGGCATCGGCGATCGACACAGTGACAACATCATGATCCGAGAGAGTGGGCAG CTGTTCCACATTGATTTTGGCCACTTTCTGGGGAATTTCAAGACCAAGTTTGGAATCAACCGTGAGCGTGTCCCGTTCATCCTCACCTATGACTTTGTCCATGTGATTCAGCAGGGGAAGACTAATAATAGTGAGAAATTTGAAAG GTTCCGGGGCTACTGTGAAAGGGCTTACACCATCCTGCGGCGCCACGGGCTTCTCTTCCTCCACCTCTTTGCCCTGATGCGGGCGGCAGGCCTGCCTGAGCTCAGCTGCTCCAAAGACATTCAGTATCTCAAG GATTCCCTGGCACTGGGGAAAACAGAGGAGGAGGCGCTGAAGCACTTCCGAGTAAAGTTTAACGAGGCCCTCCGCGAGAGCTGGAAAACCAAAGTGAACTGGCTGGCCCACAACGTGTCCAAAGACAACAGGCAGTAG